DNA sequence from the Tissierella sp. MB52-C2 genome:
AGAGAATCCATAGAAGATATAGATGCATCTGGACAAGAGATGATAATAAAAAAAGATGAGATAATAGATATTATAGAGAGTCTATCTGCTATATCAGAGGAAAATGCAGCAGGAACACAAGAAGCTTCAGCTTCAGTAGAAGAGCAGACTGCATCTATGCAAGAAATTGCAAATGCCAGTGATTCTTTGTCTAGTTTGGCAGCGAAGATGAAGGAAAGTATTGATAAATTTAAATCTTAGAAATTAAGTACAGTATTCATAGCTTAAATAATATTATGGATGCTGTATTTTTATGCTTTATTTTAGTATATAAATATTTTGATTAAATGTAGAATTTATAGTATAAATTTGGCAGCCTTAAAGAATAAATATTTTTGTAAAAAATTAGAACTTTCCTATTTGTTATAAAAAGGTTTACTTGTTCTTACTGATACTATGAATTTATAGTTGACAGTTTTATATATATTGGTTATAATATAGTCCTGTGAGTGATTAAATATTTATGGAGAGATGGCTGAGCTGGCTGAAGGCGCTCGCCTGGAAAGCGGGTAAACGTGAAAGCGTTTCGAGGGTTCGAATCCCTCTCTCTCCGCCATTACCGTGCTAGATGGGGAGGTAGCGGTGCCCTGTAACCTACAATCCGCTATAGTAGGATTGAATTCCCAGTCCAGGCATCTCTGTTGTGAGGTCTGCCCTAGATAAGTGGCAGTGACGATTGGGTCCTACGCAACGGAAACTCATGAACCTCGTCAGATCCGGAAGGAAGCAGCGATAAGTGAATATTTTCGTGTGCCGTAGGGATGCCTAATCTGAGTTAACTGTCTAGGTAACGCTTGGAGCAGGATTGTCAAATCTGGGTGCACGGTTACATAAAAGAAAAGCTGTGGTTTTCCACAGTTTTTTTGTTTTTTGTGTATAGAATTGAAAAAGGTGGGTTATCCCCACCTAATATTATCCTTGAAATGTTTTTGTTGACTTTGTTATATATTCAGATAACTCTTCTTTTCCGTAAGTAAGTCCTGATACTATATTAGCATCTTCTCTAGATTCAAGCCCTTTAAATCCTAAGTATATAGGATTTATTATATTTATAGCCTTTTTAAAGTTCGATGAATCCTTCTTTATCTCACCTTCCGTTATTAGTTTATTTGTAAATAAATAAAGTGATCTAAGA
Encoded proteins:
- a CDS encoding flagellar protein FliS → MSSITLEKKILSANNWGLLALLHEGLMERFEDAGNAIVEGNYTTLNELINNARDIISELLITFREKDELSTNLRSLYLFTNKLITEGEIKKDSSNFKKAINIINPIYLGFKGLESREDANIVSGLTYGKEELSEYITKSTKTFQG